The following are encoded in a window of Kitasatospora sp. NBC_01250 genomic DNA:
- a CDS encoding TetR/AcrR family transcriptional regulator C-terminal domain-containing protein, whose product MGTTRGEIVAATLAVLDEHGLDGVTMRAVAARLGVQHNTVRWHASSKGRLLELASDELLAHCLDEPLPEAFPERLKELGRRCRTALLSHRDAARMVAGVFAAEPRTLRYADTVIATLLAAGHSPRTAAWTHWSIFYLTLGLTQEQQAAQETAPALPPGQVPADTYPALAATLSYVGPDNFDQRFEFALDLMIAGLPRVEGPARCAPAADQP is encoded by the coding sequence ATGGGTACGACACGGGGCGAGATCGTCGCCGCCACACTGGCGGTCCTCGACGAGCACGGGCTGGACGGGGTGACCATGCGCGCCGTCGCGGCCCGGCTCGGGGTGCAGCACAACACCGTCCGCTGGCACGCCTCCAGCAAAGGCCGCCTGCTCGAACTGGCCTCTGACGAACTCCTCGCGCACTGTCTCGACGAGCCGCTGCCCGAGGCGTTCCCCGAGCGGCTCAAGGAACTGGGTCGCCGCTGTCGCACGGCGCTGCTCTCCCACCGCGACGCCGCCAGAATGGTCGCGGGCGTATTCGCCGCCGAGCCGCGCACGCTGCGCTACGCCGACACCGTGATCGCCACCCTGCTGGCAGCCGGCCACTCGCCGCGCACGGCCGCGTGGACCCACTGGTCGATCTTCTACCTGACCCTGGGCCTCACCCAGGAACAGCAGGCCGCCCAGGAGACCGCACCGGCCCTCCCCCCGGGCCAGGTCCCGGCCGACACCTACCCGGCCCTGGCCGCGACCCTGTCCTACGTCGGCCCCGACAACTTCGACCAGCGCTTCGAATTCGCCCTCGACCTGATGATCGCCGGCCTTCCCCGGGTGGAGGGGCCGGCTCGGTGCGCACCGGCGGCCGACCAGCCTTGA
- a CDS encoding tetratricopeptide repeat protein, translating to MTDRSGGLDPQRVAEVIISTAAKGGSRRCGSGYLLARDLVLTAAHVLDGAASIRVRLNADQDGQWTARAQPAWSDADLDIAVLRILEASVDPPGPVPPVARVRFGRIVRPPVECETMGFPRFKVRDDAARPGADGRPTQYRDCEHATGHATNWANRREGTLEIQVREPAPDPDRGRSPWEGMSGAPVFCGDTLVGVIGKHHPKDGPGALAAYRVDHWYQRLDADRLAELAALIGLPGKPGGLTQVTAPDHRGTDGTPRQLPATTSAFTGRERELAQLLDITDDPGGSSGTVVIWAIDGMAGIGKTTLAVHAGHRLAERFPDGQLFVDLHGYTRGMTPRDPADALAAVLQGYGVPPGRIPADLDARAALYRGRLAGTRTLIILDNARSEAQVRPLLPGDSGCLVLVTSRRRLGALDDASSLPLDALPMRDAVALFREVAGPGRTQADDPLLEEIVELCGGLPLALRIAAALIRIRPTWTLSRLARRLRDARPSLQRFSDGERDLTSMFDLSYQNLTHDQKSLFRCLSLSPGAEIDAYAAAALLDCDLTDTEDLLQDLVDHNLLAEPAAGRYRMHDLIRAHAHTLAQGDPADQRGAAVQRLLNYYGHTSVSADTRTFEYARHEQHGSAPAHAPALPSPHEAYTWLRAERATLEACLALATRQGWLEHVVTLTEGLAELLYADGPWSRARALHAAAAAAAEHLGDRGGQADALNNLGRVLHMTGEYVAAADAHARAADLFQQVSERAGQADALNELGRVLRSTGDYPAAADAHSRALALYLESNDLIGQAGSLGHRGRLRRLTGDTAGAVEDLSQALSRYEQLGHRLSQAKTLTVLGQVRRATGDEAGAADADGRALTIYQELSEQSRPPSGHSEWLDRAGALIGLGRMRMTVEDYAGALDAHARALDIYREMNSYDNEAWATNLYAAVFAAAGDTAHALATYRDALRLTREVQHRDDEAIALEGIGAMLLRSTEGTGQGAEYLNQALAAYRSLSMRPDVERVQARLDALTTTDPS from the coding sequence GTGACCGACCGCTCCGGCGGTCTCGATCCGCAGCGCGTCGCCGAGGTCATCATCTCCACCGCCGCCAAGGGCGGGAGCCGCCGCTGCGGATCGGGCTACCTGCTGGCCCGGGACCTGGTGCTGACCGCCGCGCACGTCCTGGACGGCGCGGCCTCGATCAGGGTGCGTCTCAACGCCGATCAGGACGGGCAGTGGACCGCTCGGGCGCAGCCCGCCTGGTCGGATGCGGACCTGGACATCGCCGTCCTGCGCATCCTCGAGGCGTCCGTCGATCCGCCGGGCCCCGTGCCACCGGTGGCTCGTGTCCGCTTCGGCCGCATCGTCCGACCGCCGGTGGAGTGCGAGACCATGGGCTTTCCACGGTTCAAGGTCCGCGACGATGCGGCGCGCCCGGGCGCCGACGGCAGACCGACCCAGTACCGCGACTGCGAGCACGCCACCGGCCATGCCACCAACTGGGCCAACCGGCGGGAGGGAACGCTGGAGATCCAGGTCCGGGAACCGGCACCCGACCCGGACCGCGGACGCTCCCCCTGGGAGGGGATGTCCGGCGCCCCGGTGTTCTGCGGGGACACCTTGGTCGGGGTGATCGGCAAGCACCACCCCAAGGACGGCCCCGGCGCGCTGGCCGCCTACCGGGTCGACCACTGGTACCAACGCCTTGACGCCGACCGGCTCGCCGAACTCGCCGCCCTGATCGGCCTGCCCGGCAAGCCCGGGGGCCTGACCCAGGTCACGGCCCCCGACCACCGGGGCACGGACGGGACTCCCCGCCAGTTGCCCGCCACGACCTCCGCATTCACCGGCCGCGAACGAGAACTCGCTCAACTGCTCGACATCACCGACGATCCCGGTGGTTCGTCGGGAACAGTGGTGATCTGGGCCATCGACGGAATGGCCGGGATCGGCAAGACCACCCTGGCCGTCCACGCCGGGCACCGACTCGCTGAGCGATTCCCTGACGGTCAGCTCTTCGTCGACCTGCACGGCTACACCCGAGGCATGACCCCGCGCGACCCCGCCGACGCGCTCGCCGCTGTGCTGCAGGGCTACGGAGTGCCTCCGGGCCGGATCCCCGCGGACCTCGACGCCCGCGCGGCGCTCTACCGCGGCCGCCTGGCCGGGACCAGGACCCTGATCATCCTGGACAACGCCCGCAGCGAAGCGCAGGTGCGCCCGCTGCTGCCTGGCGACAGCGGATGCCTGGTGCTGGTGACCAGCCGAAGACGACTGGGCGCACTGGACGACGCGTCGTCCCTGCCGCTGGACGCACTCCCGATGAGGGATGCCGTGGCGCTCTTCCGCGAGGTGGCCGGGCCCGGCCGGACCCAGGCGGACGATCCCCTGCTCGAAGAGATCGTCGAGTTGTGCGGGGGCCTGCCCCTGGCGTTGCGGATCGCCGCCGCCCTCATCCGCATCCGTCCCACCTGGACCCTGTCGCGCCTCGCGCGCAGACTGCGTGACGCCCGCCCCAGCCTGCAGCGATTCTCCGACGGAGAACGGGACCTCACCTCCATGTTCGACCTGTCCTACCAGAACCTGACCCACGACCAGAAGTCCCTCTTCCGCTGTCTCAGCCTGAGCCCCGGGGCCGAGATCGACGCCTACGCCGCCGCGGCCCTGCTGGACTGCGACCTCACCGACACCGAGGACCTGCTGCAGGACCTGGTCGACCACAATCTGCTGGCCGAACCCGCGGCCGGCCGCTACCGGATGCACGACCTGATCCGCGCCCACGCCCACACCTTGGCGCAGGGCGACCCGGCCGATCAGAGGGGCGCGGCGGTGCAGCGGCTGCTGAACTACTACGGGCACACCTCCGTCTCGGCCGACACGAGGACCTTCGAGTACGCCCGGCACGAGCAACACGGCTCGGCCCCTGCCCACGCGCCGGCCCTGCCCTCCCCGCACGAGGCGTACACCTGGCTCCGCGCCGAACGCGCCACCCTGGAGGCCTGCCTCGCACTGGCCACCCGCCAGGGGTGGCTCGAACACGTGGTCACACTGACCGAGGGCCTGGCCGAACTGCTCTACGCCGACGGCCCCTGGTCACGGGCACGGGCCCTGCACGCCGCCGCGGCGGCCGCCGCAGAACACCTGGGCGACCGCGGCGGGCAAGCCGACGCGTTGAACAACCTCGGACGCGTGCTGCACATGACCGGGGAGTACGTGGCCGCCGCCGACGCACATGCCCGCGCCGCCGACCTGTTCCAGCAGGTGTCCGAACGGGCCGGCCAAGCCGATGCTCTGAACGAGCTCGGGCGGGTGCTCAGGAGCACCGGGGACTACCCTGCTGCCGCCGACGCACACTCGCGTGCGCTGGCGCTGTACCTCGAGTCGAACGACCTGATCGGCCAGGCCGGTTCACTGGGTCATCGCGGCAGGCTGCGACGACTGACCGGGGACACCGCGGGAGCCGTCGAGGACCTGTCCCAGGCGCTGAGCCGCTACGAGCAGTTGGGCCACCGGCTGAGCCAGGCCAAGACCCTCACCGTGCTGGGACAGGTGAGAAGGGCCACCGGGGACGAGGCCGGCGCCGCCGACGCCGACGGCCGCGCATTGACGATCTATCAGGAACTGTCCGAGCAGTCGCGTCCGCCGTCCGGCCACAGTGAGTGGCTGGACCGGGCCGGCGCACTCATCGGGTTGGGGCGGATGCGGATGACGGTCGAGGACTACGCGGGCGCGCTGGACGCGCATGCCCGAGCCCTGGACATCTACCGCGAGATGAACTCCTACGACAACGAAGCGTGGGCGACGAACCTCTATGCCGCCGTCTTTGCCGCCGCCGGCGACACGGCCCACGCCTTGGCCACGTACCGCGATGCACTGCGCCTCACCCGGGAAGTGCAGCACCGCGACGACGAGGCGATCGCCCTGGAGGGCATCGGTGCCATGCTGCTGCGCTCCACCGAGGGAACCGGGCAAGGCGCCGAGTACCTGAACCAGGCGCTGGCAGCCTACCGAAGCCTCAGCATGCGCCCCGACGTCGAGCGCGTCCAGGCCCGCCTGGACGCGCTCACCACCACCGATCCGTCCTGA
- a CDS encoding DUF1048 domain-containing protein: MNFWESVTGSDLTRQWKAFEDRAEALPDDHRAAWEQIKGHLVPRAGFTGRALMPILDAALGLLEETAADGQGVHEVLGDDIRGFCTALVGGEGARTWRDRWREQLNRNVARKLSRLGG, translated from the coding sequence ATGAACTTCTGGGAGAGCGTCACAGGCAGCGATCTCACCAGGCAGTGGAAGGCGTTCGAGGACCGGGCCGAGGCCCTGCCGGACGACCACCGGGCGGCGTGGGAACAGATCAAGGGCCACCTCGTGCCCCGTGCGGGCTTCACCGGCCGTGCCCTGATGCCGATCCTGGACGCCGCCCTGGGGCTGCTCGAGGAAACAGCGGCGGACGGGCAGGGCGTCCACGAGGTGCTCGGCGACGACATCCGGGGATTTTGCACGGCGCTGGTCGGCGGAGAGGGGGCTCGAACCTGGCGTGACCGGTGGCGCGAGCAGTTGAACAGGAACGTCGCAAGGAAACTGAGCCGGCTGGGAGGCTGA
- a CDS encoding PadR family transcriptional regulator, with product MDDLTEMLKGTLEGCVLEIIGSEETYGYAITRQLNELGFTGVIEGTVYTILLRLERNGLVQVTKRPSGVGPPRKFYALNDAGREELAKFWAKWRYVSSRIDRLKEGGR from the coding sequence ATGGACGACCTGACGGAGATGCTGAAGGGCACGCTCGAAGGGTGCGTGCTCGAAATCATCGGCAGCGAGGAGACCTACGGGTACGCCATCACCCGTCAGCTGAACGAGCTCGGCTTCACCGGCGTCATCGAGGGCACGGTGTACACCATCTTGCTGCGGCTGGAGCGGAACGGGCTCGTCCAGGTGACGAAGCGGCCGTCCGGGGTCGGTCCGCCGCGCAAGTTCTACGCGCTCAACGACGCCGGACGCGAGGAACTCGCGAAGTTCTGGGCGAAATGGCGGTACGTCTCATCACGCATCGACAGGCTCAAGGAGGGCGGGAGATGA
- a CDS encoding FAD-dependent monooxygenase: protein MLDVLIAGAGPVGLWLAAELRLHGVEVTVVERRPEPDGRSRAVGMQAGTLDTFDTRGLAQRFIERGTPVATGHFGAATTRLDFSTVGAVHPFMLALGQSVTEQLLEEHAVAVGARVLRGEEVVSLTQGPDAVEAVIRSGGTHRTVRARWVVGCDGTRSAVRQAAGIDFPGQDTTLTGWLADVELDDPPTAPLGATGPAGSFLVAPIGDGVHRLAGLSTATMHRGAGEPLTLEEVREQTRALLGRDLGIRNPRWLSRYGNATRQAARYRAGRVLVAGDAAHMFFPAGGQGMNLGIQDATNLGWKLAATLQGRAPDGLLDSYDTERRPAARAVIDNTRAQLALFAAASPEQIALREVWSAALAEPRTNRQWARRIAGFDDPLPAGTVPGAHPLNGTRLAGLALDTAGVPTAHPLLHRGRPLLLDLGGSRTPCPTDALEQWAATVNTEAAHPIWRDVTAVLIRPDARIAWASTDTDPQRRAADCLTTLRTLCR, encoded by the coding sequence ATGCTCGACGTGCTCATCGCCGGGGCCGGCCCGGTGGGGCTCTGGCTCGCCGCGGAGCTGCGCCTGCACGGAGTGGAGGTGACTGTCGTGGAGCGCCGGCCGGAACCGGACGGACGCTCGCGCGCGGTCGGCATGCAGGCCGGCACGCTGGACACCTTCGACACCCGCGGACTCGCGCAGCGGTTCATCGAACGGGGCACCCCGGTGGCGACCGGCCACTTCGGGGCGGCGACCACCCGGCTGGACTTCTCCACGGTCGGGGCGGTGCACCCGTTCATGCTGGCGCTCGGTCAGTCCGTCACCGAACAGCTGCTGGAGGAGCACGCGGTTGCCGTGGGCGCCCGGGTACTGCGCGGGGAGGAGGTCGTCTCGCTCACCCAGGGGCCGGACGCCGTCGAGGCGGTGATCCGGTCCGGTGGCACCCACCGGACCGTGCGGGCCCGCTGGGTGGTGGGCTGCGACGGCACCCGCAGCGCGGTGCGCCAGGCGGCCGGCATCGACTTCCCCGGTCAGGACACCACGCTGACCGGGTGGCTCGCCGACGTCGAACTCGACGATCCGCCCACCGCGCCGCTCGGCGCCACCGGGCCGGCCGGGTCGTTCCTGGTGGCCCCGATCGGCGACGGCGTCCACCGGCTGGCGGGCCTGTCCACGGCCACCATGCACCGTGGCGCCGGCGAACCGTTGACCCTGGAGGAGGTGCGCGAGCAGACCCGCGCGCTGCTGGGACGGGACCTGGGCATCCGCAACCCCCGCTGGCTGTCGCGTTACGGCAACGCCACCCGCCAGGCCGCACGGTACCGGGCCGGACGGGTGCTGGTGGCCGGGGACGCCGCGCACATGTTCTTCCCGGCCGGTGGGCAGGGCATGAACCTCGGCATCCAGGACGCCACCAACCTGGGCTGGAAGCTGGCCGCCACCCTCCAGGGCCGGGCGCCCGACGGACTGCTCGACAGCTACGACACGGAGCGCCGGCCGGCCGCCCGCGCCGTCATCGACAACACCCGCGCGCAACTCGCTCTGTTCGCCGCGGCGAGCCCGGAGCAGATCGCGCTGCGCGAGGTCTGGTCCGCCGCGCTGGCCGAACCGCGGACCAACCGCCAGTGGGCCCGCCGGATCGCCGGGTTCGACGATCCGCTGCCCGCCGGCACCGTACCCGGCGCGCACCCGCTGAACGGCACCCGACTGGCCGGCCTCGCCCTGGACACGGCCGGCGTGCCCACCGCCCACCCGCTGCTGCACCGCGGCCGACCACTGCTGCTGGACCTCGGCGGGAGCCGGACACCGTGCCCCACCGATGCCCTGGAGCAGTGGGCAGCAACAGTCAACACCGAAGCGGCGCATCCGATCTGGCGGGACGTCACGGCCGTCCTCATACGGCCGGACGCCCGGATCGCCTGGGCCAGCACCGACACCGACCCGCAGCGCCGGGCCGCGGACTGCCTCACCACCCTGCGCACCCTGTGCCGTTGA
- a CDS encoding zinc-binding dehydrogenase: MPAVPCCCDGVGGPQLVAAWHLLAPGGRVQSVGWTSGEPAVFPPYATVGPARSLTSFVIEGDAGAELAVLAGLVAEGTLAVETGWLGAWERFAEAAEALRGRRVTGKAVLEVRRSAPAT, encoded by the coding sequence GTGCCTGCCGTTCCTTGCTGCTGCGATGGCGTTGGCGGCCCGCAGTTGGTCGCGGCATGGCACCTGCTCGCTCCCGGTGGCCGTGTGCAGAGCGTCGGTTGGACCTCCGGCGAGCCGGCTGTCTTCCCTCCGTACGCGACGGTCGGCCCTGCCAGGTCGCTGACCTCCTTCGTCATCGAGGGCGACGCCGGCGCGGAGCTGGCGGTGCTGGCCGGGCTGGTCGCGGAGGGGACGCTGGCCGTGGAGACCGGTTGGCTGGGCGCCTGGGAGCGCTTCGCCGAGGCAGCCGAGGCGCTCCGCGGGCGTCGGGTCACCGGAAAGGCCGTTCTGGAGGTACGGCGCAGCGCCCCCGCAACGTGA
- a CDS encoding ArsR/SmtB family transcription factor translates to MSGEPELAVVLHALGDPVRLWLVRVLAAQGESTCSPDGLDVPRSTLTNHWRILREAGLTETRQEGKHRVMTLRRAAVEARHPGLLAVVLAEPAAPGAAPG, encoded by the coding sequence ATGTCCGGGGAGCCCGAACTCGCCGTGGTGCTGCACGCGCTGGGCGATCCGGTGCGGCTGTGGCTGGTCCGGGTACTGGCCGCGCAGGGGGAGAGCACCTGCAGCCCGGACGGACTCGACGTACCGCGCTCCACGCTCACCAACCACTGGCGGATCCTGCGCGAGGCCGGGCTCACCGAGACCCGGCAGGAGGGCAAGCACCGGGTGATGACGCTGCGCCGGGCGGCCGTCGAGGCGCGGCACCCGGGCCTGCTGGCGGTGGTGCTGGCGGAGCCGGCCGCACCCGGGGCGGCCCCCGGCTGA
- a CDS encoding trypco2 family protein, with protein sequence MLELAEVIRALRDELEYAMAAGADEALRFELGPVEVEVSVAIEAGASAEVKPRFVVLSLGAHGSVDRTSTQRIKLTLTPREGREGWTPMVSGEAGEQER encoded by the coding sequence ATGTTGGAGCTGGCGGAAGTCATTCGGGCACTGCGCGACGAGCTCGAGTACGCGATGGCGGCCGGAGCTGACGAGGCCCTGCGCTTCGAGCTCGGACCGGTGGAGGTCGAGGTGTCCGTGGCGATCGAGGCCGGGGCGTCGGCCGAAGTCAAACCGCGGTTCGTGGTGCTCAGTCTCGGCGCCCACGGCAGCGTGGACCGCACGTCCACCCAGCGCATCAAGCTCACCCTCACCCCCCGCGAAGGCAGGGAGGGCTGGACCCCTATGGTCTCGGGTGAGGCCGGGGAGCAGGAGCGGTGA
- a CDS encoding eCIS core domain-containing protein: protein MRGHANARDTGKKEADPAPRGASAARGEQSPDLLRLQATVGNAAVVQRLRQAGRLGSSDGPEAVQRSAVHDVLRSPGRPLDDGTRTEMESRFGADFSDVRIHDDGAAKASAAGVGARAYTSGHHVVIGAGGADRHTLAHELTHVIQQRQGPVAGSDTGDGLRVSDPADRFEREAESTARRVMGGAVPVRESTVQRADRTPGLAVQRWADQDSQTEQAMKVSAGGLFAVVADEPDSVWVKAGTPAANVSPALRRTTTEPQDLFGTGNYQEYQLAREILDDCLHTAEEIMHNAVGELGDGANSNIRTNDGTKAFGVSDESNRERAADFKGEPDRRAAPVVGQAYVMVAMNPGEEEMSQYHAAAVVGVDGADTLTLEAFAGSGQTTPDPRTYTIASTASFHDVWSGGYYARNHPKVTMKTVVIGPRGKGRRVKAGDERPQNPNVADD, encoded by the coding sequence GTGCGCGGCCATGCGAATGCCAGGGACACCGGAAAGAAGGAGGCCGACCCGGCGCCCCGCGGCGCCTCGGCAGCCCGCGGGGAGCAGTCTCCTGACCTTCTCCGGCTTCAGGCGACCGTCGGGAACGCCGCGGTCGTGCAGCGGCTGCGACAGGCCGGCCGCCTGGGTTCGTCGGACGGGCCGGAAGCGGTGCAGCGTTCAGCGGTTCACGACGTGCTGCGATCTCCTGGGCGGCCGCTCGACGACGGTACCCGTACCGAGATGGAGAGTCGCTTCGGCGCCGACTTCTCCGATGTGCGGATCCACGACGACGGGGCGGCGAAGGCATCCGCGGCCGGTGTCGGAGCTCGCGCCTACACCTCCGGGCACCACGTGGTGATCGGTGCGGGCGGTGCGGACAGGCACACCCTTGCCCATGAGCTCACGCACGTCATCCAGCAGCGTCAGGGGCCGGTGGCCGGCTCCGACACCGGCGACGGGCTTCGGGTCTCCGATCCCGCCGACCGCTTCGAGCGGGAGGCGGAAAGCACCGCCCGCCGGGTGATGGGCGGTGCGGTGCCGGTGCGGGAGAGCACCGTGCAGCGCGCCGACCGGACACCGGGGCTGGCGGTCCAGCGCTGGGCGGATCAGGACTCCCAGACCGAGCAGGCCATGAAGGTGTCGGCCGGCGGGCTGTTCGCAGTCGTCGCCGATGAACCGGACTCGGTCTGGGTGAAAGCCGGGACACCGGCCGCGAACGTCTCCCCGGCGCTGCGGCGTACCACGACGGAACCGCAGGACCTCTTCGGCACCGGCAACTACCAGGAGTACCAGCTTGCCCGGGAGATCCTGGACGACTGCCTCCACACCGCGGAGGAGATCATGCACAACGCCGTCGGAGAACTGGGCGACGGTGCGAACAGCAACATCCGTACGAACGACGGCACCAAGGCCTTCGGCGTGTCGGACGAGTCGAACCGCGAGCGCGCGGCGGACTTCAAGGGGGAGCCGGACCGCCGCGCGGCTCCGGTGGTCGGCCAGGCCTACGTGATGGTCGCCATGAACCCCGGCGAGGAGGAGATGTCGCAGTACCACGCGGCGGCGGTCGTGGGGGTGGACGGAGCCGACACCCTGACCCTGGAGGCATTCGCCGGCAGCGGACAGACCACCCCGGACCCCAGGACGTACACCATCGCTTCGACGGCGTCCTTCCACGACGTCTGGAGCGGTGGCTACTACGCCAGGAACCACCCCAAGGTGACCATGAAGACGGTCGTCATCGGACCACGCGGCAAGGGCCGCCGCGTGAAGGCGGGCGATGAGCGACCGCAGAACCCGAATGTGGCTGATGACTAG
- a CDS encoding DUF1048 domain-containing protein yields MGIQDIVEGKKQWRAHTARVKALPPDYRIVYKEMQRYLLKVGPVSLPEGPLLPGIVDFFEEGVAEGKGVLELIGTDVAAFCDGLVEGSATCADVYQESLRREPGAAGT; encoded by the coding sequence GTGGGCATCCAGGACATCGTCGAGGGCAAGAAGCAGTGGCGGGCGCACACGGCCCGGGTCAAGGCGCTCCCGCCGGACTACCGGATCGTCTACAAGGAGATGCAGAGGTACCTGTTGAAGGTCGGACCGGTCTCGCTGCCCGAGGGGCCCCTGCTCCCCGGGATCGTGGACTTCTTCGAGGAGGGCGTTGCCGAGGGCAAGGGGGTCCTGGAACTGATCGGCACCGACGTCGCCGCCTTCTGCGACGGCCTGGTCGAGGGCTCTGCCACCTGTGCGGACGTTTACCAGGAATCCCTGAGGCGGGAGCCCGGCGCGGCCGGGACGTAG